One genomic window of Methanosarcina acetivorans C2A includes the following:
- a CDS encoding FecCD family ABC transporter permease produces the protein MNRRINRETIRNISSTTVLIALPVILFFGSFMIGRYPVSPLDVILAIVSVFVPMETNLDPTIYTVVWDIRLPRIIAAMIVGAALSISGASFQGTFQNPLVSPDILGVSSGAGFGAAIAILFSFSMVMIQTTAFLFGLLAVFLTYFLSKRFKGNTVLMMVLGGIAIAALFSALISCIKYLADPDSKLPEIVYWLMGSLSAVESSSILMIAGPVLVGFTALLLIGWRINVLSMSDDEARSLGINTEKMRLLIIFCCTLLTAAAVSISGIIGWVGLVIPHAARMIVGPDHRKLLPASISLGAAFLLLVDDVCRTATSIEIPLGILTAIIGAPFFVYLLQKGYEGWS, from the coding sequence ATGAACAGGCGAATAAACAGGGAAACCATCCGAAATATCTCTTCAACAACTGTGCTGATAGCACTCCCGGTCATTTTATTTTTCGGGTCTTTTATGATTGGCCGATATCCAGTGTCTCCCCTGGACGTAATACTGGCCATTGTATCGGTTTTTGTGCCTATGGAAACAAATTTGGACCCCACTATTTATACAGTAGTCTGGGACATACGTTTGCCTCGCATAATAGCTGCGATGATCGTGGGTGCAGCGTTATCAATTTCAGGGGCTTCTTTTCAGGGGACTTTCCAGAATCCGCTGGTATCCCCGGATATCCTGGGAGTTTCTTCAGGCGCGGGTTTTGGGGCCGCAATAGCTATTTTATTCAGTTTTTCCATGGTGATGATTCAGACTACAGCTTTTTTATTCGGCCTCCTTGCGGTTTTCCTCACTTACTTTCTGAGTAAAAGATTTAAGGGCAATACCGTTTTAATGATGGTGCTGGGGGGGATAGCTATTGCAGCACTCTTTTCCGCTCTCATTTCATGCATCAAATATCTTGCAGATCCGGACAGCAAACTCCCTGAAATAGTATACTGGCTTATGGGCAGTCTCTCTGCGGTTGAAAGCAGCAGTATATTGATGATAGCAGGACCTGTTTTAGTTGGGTTTACAGCATTACTGCTTATCGGATGGAGAATTAATGTCCTTTCAATGAGTGACGATGAGGCACGTTCACTTGGTATAAACACGGAAAAAATGAGACTGTTGATAATTTTTTGTTGCACACTCCTAACAGCTGCTGCCGTAAGTATTAGTGGAATCATTGGCTGGGTGGGCCTTGTAATACCTCACGCGGCCCGGATGATTGTAGGTCCGGACCACAGGAAGCTTTTGCCTGCAAGTATTTCACTGGGAGCTGCTTTTCTCCTGCTGGTGGATGATGTGTGCAGAACAGCCACATCTATCGAAATTCCTCTGGGAATATTAACAGCCATTATAGGAGCACCTTTTTTTGTGTATCTACTCCAAAAAGGCTACGAGGGATGGTCGTGA